A single genomic interval of Thermovibrio guaymasensis harbors:
- the lpxD gene encoding UDP-3-O-(3-hydroxymyristoyl)glucosamine N-acyltransferase has protein sequence MKLRELAEKFGCRLVGNGETEITGVAEIHRAGPGQITFLTNPRYKKFLKGTKASAVLTGSEIKEIKIPQLICEEPYVVFAKLLALFYPEKLPEPQISPKASISKTANIGNNCYVGDFAFIGENTTIGDNCFIFPGVYVGNNCQIGKGTVIFPNVSIYDGTVIGRGVRVHSGTVIGSDGFGYAFSKKEMKIYKVPQRGRVVIEDFVEIGANTTIDRGTIGETLIGEGTKIDNLVQIGHNVKIGKYCFIVSQVGISGSTKIGNFVTLAGKVGVAGHIEVGDNITVGAKSGITKSLKEPGTYAGFPARPYREWRKIQALIDRLPEIYEKVKRLLKS, from the coding sequence ATGAAGTTAAGAGAGCTTGCCGAGAAGTTCGGGTGCAGATTAGTTGGAAACGGAGAAACTGAGATAACGGGAGTTGCAGAAATTCACAGGGCTGGTCCCGGCCAGATTACCTTCTTAACAAACCCCAGGTATAAAAAGTTCCTCAAAGGAACAAAGGCCTCTGCAGTTCTAACCGGTAGCGAAATTAAGGAGATAAAGATACCTCAGCTTATCTGCGAAGAGCCCTACGTCGTCTTTGCAAAGCTCCTAGCCCTCTTTTACCCGGAAAAGCTGCCTGAACCTCAGATCTCACCTAAAGCTTCAATTTCCAAAACAGCTAATATAGGTAATAACTGCTACGTAGGGGATTTTGCCTTTATAGGGGAAAACACGACCATAGGGGACAACTGCTTCATATTTCCCGGCGTTTACGTAGGTAACAACTGTCAAATAGGTAAGGGAACGGTTATCTTTCCCAACGTTTCAATCTACGACGGAACGGTAATAGGAAGGGGAGTGAGGGTTCACTCTGGAACCGTAATCGGCTCAGACGGTTTCGGATACGCCTTCAGCAAAAAGGAGATGAAAATATACAAAGTTCCTCAAAGGGGAAGGGTAGTTATTGAGGACTTCGTTGAAATAGGCGCCAACACGACGATAGACAGGGGAACGATAGGGGAGACCTTAATAGGTGAAGGAACGAAAATAGATAATCTAGTTCAAATAGGCCACAACGTAAAGATAGGAAAATACTGTTTCATAGTCTCCCAAGTTGGAATTTCCGGAAGTACGAAGATAGGGAACTTCGTTACCCTTGCAGGGAAAGTCGGAGTTGCCGGCCACATTGAAGTTGGGGATAACATAACCGTAGGCGCCAAGTCAGGGATTACAAAGAGCCTAAAAGAGCCGGGAACTTACGCAGGATTTCCAGCAAGGCCCTACAGGGAATGGAGGAAAATTCAAGCCTTAATTGATAGGCTTCCGGAAATTTACGAAAAGGTAAAAAGACTCTTAAAGAGCTAA
- the ahcY gene encoding adenosylhomocysteinase → MEFHVKDLNLADEGKKRIEWAEMDMPVLRKEIRKRFMEEKPLKGIRIGACLHVTTETANLMRTLKEGGAEVYLCASNPLSTQDDVAAALVKHYNIPVFAIKGEDEETYYIHIEEVLKRRPNITMDDGADLISTLHMKHRELIPEVIGGTEETTTGVIRLRAMAKDGALTYPVIAVNEALTKHLFDNRYGTGQSTIDGILRATNRLIAGSTFVVAGYGWCGKGVAMRVKGMGADVIVTEVDPIKAIEAKMDGFRVMTMLEAAKIGDFFCTVTGNIHVIREEHFKVMKDGAIVCNSGHFNVEIDIPALEKLAIKKERIRPFVDEYTLDDGRRIYLLAEGRLVNLAAAEGHPASVMDMSFANQALSAEYLVKEGKNLEPNVYTVPEHIDRSVAELKLKSMGIEIDQLTPEQVEYLNSWEMGT, encoded by the coding sequence ATGGAGTTCCACGTTAAGGACTTAAACCTTGCAGATGAGGGTAAGAAGAGGATAGAATGGGCCGAAATGGACATGCCGGTTCTCAGGAAGGAGATAAGGAAGAGGTTTATGGAGGAGAAGCCCCTCAAAGGAATAAGAATCGGAGCTTGCCTCCACGTTACAACGGAAACCGCCAACCTAATGAGAACCTTAAAGGAAGGGGGAGCTGAAGTTTACCTCTGCGCCTCAAACCCCCTATCAACTCAGGATGACGTAGCAGCGGCCCTAGTTAAGCACTACAACATTCCAGTTTTTGCCATAAAGGGAGAGGATGAGGAAACTTACTACATACACATTGAGGAGGTCTTAAAGAGGAGACCTAACATAACGATGGACGACGGTGCAGATTTAATATCTACACTCCACATGAAACACAGAGAGCTTATACCTGAAGTAATTGGAGGAACCGAGGAGACAACAACCGGCGTAATCAGGTTGAGGGCGATGGCAAAGGACGGAGCTCTCACCTACCCAGTAATAGCCGTAAATGAGGCCTTAACGAAACACCTCTTTGACAACAGGTATGGAACCGGACAGTCAACGATAGATGGAATTTTAAGGGCGACAAACAGGCTCATTGCAGGTTCTACCTTCGTTGTGGCAGGTTACGGTTGGTGTGGTAAGGGCGTTGCAATGAGGGTTAAAGGAATGGGAGCTGACGTAATCGTCACTGAGGTTGACCCGATTAAGGCCATTGAAGCAAAGATGGACGGATTTAGGGTAATGACCATGCTTGAGGCTGCAAAGATTGGAGACTTCTTCTGTACAGTTACCGGTAATATCCACGTAATAAGGGAAGAACACTTTAAAGTAATGAAGGACGGAGCAATAGTCTGCAATTCAGGGCACTTCAATGTTGAGATTGACATACCGGCACTTGAGAAGTTGGCCATTAAGAAGGAGAGAATAAGGCCATTCGTTGACGAGTACACTTTAGATGACGGAAGGAGAATTTACCTGCTTGCCGAAGGTAGGCTCGTCAACTTGGCAGCAGCTGAGGGACATCCGGCTTCAGTTATGGATATGAGCTTTGCCAACCAGGCCCTAAGTGCAGAGTATTTGGTCAAAGAAGGGAAGAACCTAGAACCAAACGTCTACACCGTTCCGGAACACATAGATAGAAGCGTTGCAGAACTTAAGCTCAAATCTATGGGAATAGAGATAGACCAGTTGACCCCCGAACAGGTAGAGTATCTGAACTCTTGGGAGATGGGAACTTAA